One part of the Bacteroidota bacterium genome encodes these proteins:
- a CDS encoding T9SS type A sorting domain-containing protein, producing the protein MKKQLRFLIILCLGLVLSGAALDTYAWGGDITLPVTAGYKYSNARISVAFDGTIYYGRTFSLTPTGPTTNWEVLRSKDNGVTFTQVSSGGIGGSGIVTAFDIICAGTNGADFGLFIARSYLDTVSADATLYCDKNDTIGLYLGGIVSETFNFTTVRGWTSLSLATDCRDKNSVSAPYEISLVAGKANTNDSIIIWTGADGGTTMHRAGIYGTSGYIRNVSASIGSTLPGTSTYGRLAIAWDDYSGPSMVWGAVKVMFMFPDDGTAPFYTGPYLIDSGNEHYRRPCVVASQNSAGGSGPGTSDMRIMVAMEYDASNIVWAAVFDSIVLKSPTYLWSNISSGSGTGASSQCHGVFDPVYDNFLFTYYNDDANTLPYVIKSMGSPATEDAFFFQPNYRDLSTLNAVPMFPRVDMSVSRGMAAFAWNDSPNSMFDAEWSTVAGISTNTGLSELNIYPNPAADIANISFDANEAQSMVITVMDLTGRVFINEEVHVNQGNNLLPVSVNKLASGNYIIQLKGASISSSLKLLVTK; encoded by the coding sequence ATGAAAAAGCAATTACGATTTTTAATCATTCTGTGCCTCGGGCTGGTACTTTCAGGAGCCGCTCTGGACACTTACGCATGGGGTGGTGACATTACCTTACCCGTAACTGCAGGTTACAAGTACTCGAATGCACGTATATCGGTAGCATTTGACGGAACCATTTATTATGGCAGAACTTTTTCTCTTACACCTACCGGACCTACTACAAATTGGGAAGTGCTCAGGTCAAAGGATAATGGTGTGACCTTTACTCAGGTTAGTTCGGGCGGAATTGGTGGCAGCGGTATTGTTACAGCTTTCGATATCATTTGTGCAGGAACAAATGGTGCTGACTTCGGTCTGTTCATTGCTCGCTCATATTTAGATACGGTCAGTGCCGATGCTACATTGTATTGTGATAAAAACGATACAATTGGTTTGTACCTTGGTGGCATTGTAAGCGAAACGTTTAATTTTACAACAGTGCGGGGTTGGACAAGTCTCAGCCTTGCAACCGACTGCCGTGATAAGAACTCTGTATCCGCGCCTTATGAAATCAGTCTGGTGGCCGGTAAGGCAAATACGAACGACTCTATTATAATCTGGACGGGTGCTGACGGTGGTACAACAATGCACAGGGCAGGTATCTACGGTACCTCCGGTTATATAAGAAACGTGAGTGCCTCCATTGGTTCAACTCTGCCCGGAACATCAACCTATGGTAGACTGGCCATTGCCTGGGATGATTATTCCGGACCTTCAATGGTATGGGGTGCCGTAAAAGTGATGTTCATGTTTCCTGATGATGGAACAGCTCCTTTTTATACCGGTCCATACCTGATTGACTCAGGAAATGAACATTATCGCAGACCCTGTGTTGTTGCTTCTCAGAACTCTGCCGGCGGAAGCGGTCCGGGAACTTCAGATATGCGTATCATGGTTGCTATGGAGTATGATGCCAGCAATATTGTATGGGCAGCAGTTTTTGATAGTATTGTGCTGAAGTCACCCACGTATCTGTGGAGTAATATTTCTTCTGGTTCAGGCACCGGTGCAAGCTCGCAGTGCCATGGTGTATTTGATCCGGTATACGATAATTTTCTCTTTACTTATTACAACGATGATGCAAACACACTGCCTTATGTAATAAAATCGATGGGCTCTCCTGCAACGGAAGATGCGTTTTTCTTTCAGCCAAATTACCGTGACCTCTCCACATTGAATGCCGTTCCTATGTTTCCACGTGTTGACATGAGCGTAAGCAGGGGTATGGCTGCATTTGCATGGAACGACAGTCCTAACTCTATGTTTGATGCAGAATGGTCGACTGTTGCCGGAATAAGCACCAATACAGGTTTGAGCGAACTAAATATTTATCCGAATCCTGCTGCAGACATTGCAAACATCAGCTTTGATGCTAACGAAGCACAGTCAATGGTGATTACAGTAATGGACCTTACAGGCAGGGTATTTATAAATGAAGAAGTTCATGTGAATCAGGGCAACAATCTGCTGCCTGTTTCCGTGAACAAACTTGCTTCAGGAAATTATATCATTCAGCTCAAGGGTGCATCAATTAGTTCATCCCTGAAATTACTGGTGACGAAATAA
- a CDS encoding endonuclease/exonuclease/phosphatase family protein, translating to MKIFKKALKIFFIVTGSLLVLFAAFLIYSTCSMYKPAAVEKAELINNSISSRIAINEFSFITWNIGYCGLGKEMDFFYDGGKSVRPDATGFQKYLNGVFSFISNNDSVDFLLLQEVDRNSRRSYYQDEASLFSQALSGHAAAFSKNYDVGFVPVPLFKPMGQVNGGIMTLSRWQPTEATRYDYPLKYSWPTRLFMLERCFMLERYNLLDGKELVIINLHNSAFADADLMRQYELWMVRGFAMEEFGKGNYVVMGGDWNQSPPGFGKLNYYSSFNKKQGATEIPPDFIPPGWNWGVDKKNPTNREVYEAYRPGLTPVTTLDFFITSPNIKIQDAHVVPQAFGSSDHEPVYMRVRLLSNPLDYSPAEVKDYVKILQDSLAGIQTKNVKKPVKKKK from the coding sequence ATGAAAATTTTCAAGAAGGCACTTAAAATATTTTTTATAGTAACCGGCAGCTTATTGGTACTTTTTGCAGCATTTCTGATTTACAGTACCTGCAGCATGTACAAACCGGCAGCCGTTGAAAAGGCTGAATTGATCAATAATTCAATTTCATCACGTATCGCCATCAATGAGTTTTCATTTATTACCTGGAATATTGGTTATTGCGGGTTGGGCAAAGAAATGGATTTTTTTTATGACGGTGGTAAAAGCGTACGCCCCGATGCAACCGGATTTCAGAAGTATCTAAACGGCGTTTTCAGTTTTATTTCGAACAATGATTCAGTTGATTTCTTATTATTGCAGGAAGTGGACCGTAACTCACGACGCTCCTATTATCAGGATGAGGCGTCGTTGTTTTCCCAGGCACTATCGGGCCACGCGGCAGCCTTCAGCAAGAATTATGATGTGGGATTTGTGCCGGTTCCGCTATTTAAACCCATGGGACAGGTGAACGGTGGCATTATGACGCTTTCGCGCTGGCAGCCCACTGAAGCCACCCGTTATGATTACCCCTTGAAATATTCGTGGCCGACACGACTGTTTATGCTCGAACGCTGTTTCATGCTTGAACGGTATAATTTATTGGATGGAAAAGAACTCGTGATAATAAACCTTCACAATTCGGCATTTGCAGACGCAGATTTGATGCGTCAATACGAGCTTTGGATGGTGCGCGGATTTGCCATGGAAGAATTTGGAAAAGGAAATTATGTAGTGATGGGAGGCGACTGGAACCAGTCACCGCCCGGCTTCGGCAAACTGAATTATTACAGCAGCTTCAATAAAAAACAGGGCGCAACCGAAATACCTCCCGATTTTATTCCTCCCGGCTGGAATTGGGGTGTGGATAAAAAAAATCCCACCAACAGGGAAGTGTATGAAGCCTATCGTCCGGGTTTGACGCCGGTAACCACACTTGACTTTTTCATTACATCACCCAATATCAAAATACAGGATGCACATGTTGTGCCTCAAGCATTCGGCAGCAGCGACCATGAACCTGTTTATATGCGCGTCCGCCTGCTTTCAAATCCATTGGATTATAGTCCTGCGGAAGTAAAAGACTATGTGAAAATCTTACAGGATTCGCTTGCCGGGATTCAGACAAAGAATGTGAAAAAGCCGGTTAAAAAAAAGAAATAG